In Equus przewalskii isolate Varuska chromosome 6, EquPr2, whole genome shotgun sequence, one DNA window encodes the following:
- the NUMA1 gene encoding nuclear mitotic apparatus protein 1 isoform X8, producing MTLHATRAAALLSWVNSLRVADPVDAVPQLQDCSIFIKIVDSIHGTDEGQQILQQPVPERLDFVCSFLQKNRKHPSSPECLVSVQKVMEGSELELAKMTMLLLYHSTMSSKSPRDWDQFEYKIQAELAIILKFVLDHEDGLNLNEDLEKFLQKASVPSTCSSTISEELSPPSHQAKREVRFLELQKVASSSGNNFLSGSPASPMGDILQTPQFQMRRLKKQLADERNNRDELEMELAENRKLLTEKDAQIAMMQQRIDRLALLNEKQAASPLESRELEELRGKNESLTMRLHETLKQCQDLKTEKSQMDRKINQLSEENGDLSFKLREFASHLQQLQGALNELTEEHSRATQEWVEKQAHLEKELSTALQDKKCLEEKNEILQGKLSQLEEHLVRLRENPPREKGEVLGDVLQLETLKQEAATLAANNTQLQARVEALETERGQREAKLLAERGHFEEEKQQLAGLIAELQGSLSSLSQAKEELEQASQAQGAQLSAQVAMLTSELTTLNSTLQQQDQELADLKQQAKKEQAQLAQTLQQQEQASQGLRHQVEQLSSSLKQKEQQLEEATKEWEATRRDHAQQLATAAEEQEVSLRERDSALQQLEALEKEKATKLEVLQQQLQAASEARDSAQTSVTQAQREKAELSQKVEELHARVEAAHQEQCETQAQVAELKAQLRSEQQKATERERVAQEKGQLQEQVQALEESLKITKGSLEEEKRKATDTLEEQQRCISELEAEIRSLVEQHKQEQKELDEEKAGRKGLEARLQQLGEAHQAEMEALRRELAEAIASQREAESECEQLAKEVATWRERYEDSQQEEAQYGAMFQEQLMTLKEECEKARQELQEAKEKVAGIEAHSELQIGRQQSELAQLHANLARALQQVQEKEVRAQKLADDLSTLQEKMAATSKEVARLEALVRKAGEQQETASSELLKEPPRAGDRESEWLEEQQGRPFCSTQAALQAMEREAEQMGSELERLRAALMESQGQQQEERGQQEREVARLTQERGRAQADLALEKAAKAELEMRLQNALNEQRVEFASLQEALAHALMEKEGRDQELAKLRGQEATQRTELRELQQTVERLKKQLAKKEEECQQSLGTTSGEDVSGSGAQSKAAGKTERKGPELGDLQAEVSKLKQQCREHQEKASSLERSLESERTSRAEQAGALETLRVQLEEKAQELGHSQDTLASAQRELATLRTKAQDHSKAEDEWKAQVARGEQEAERKNSLISSLEEEVSILNRQVLEKEGESKELKRLVIAESEKSQKLEERLRLLQAETASNSARAAERSSALREEVQTLREEAEKQRVASESLRQELASQAERAEELGQELKAWQEKFFQKEQALSALQLEHTSTQALVSELLPAKHLCQQLQAEQAAAEKRHREELEQSKQAAGGLRAELMRAQRELGELVPLRQKVAEQERAAQQLRAEKASYAEQLSMLKKAHGLLAEENRGLGERASLGRQFLEVELDQAREKYGQELAAVRADAETRLAEMQREAQSTARELEVVTAKYEGAKVKVLEERQRFQEERQKLSAQVEELSKKLADHDQASKAQQQKLKAQGGESQQEAQRLQAQLNELQAQLSQKEQAAEHYKLQMEKAKTHYDAKKQQNQELQEQLRGLEQLQKENKELRAEAERLSRELQQAGLKTKEAEQTCRHLTAQVRSLEAQVAHADQQLRDLGKFQVSTDALKSREPQAKPQLDLSIDSLDLSCEEGTPLTITSKLPRTQPDGTSIPGEPASPISQRLPPKKLDMEEPDSANSSFYSTQSAPASQAGPRATSSTQSLARLGSPDDGNSALLSLPGYRPTTRSSARRSQAGVSSGAPPGRNSFYMGTCQDEPEQLDDWNRIAELQQRNRVCPPHLKTCYPLESRPSLSLATITDEEMKTGDPRETLRRASMQPTQIAEGAGITTRQQRKRVSTEPHQGPGTPESKKATSCFPRPLTPRDRHEGRKQSTTEKKAAPAVVKQADRRQSMAFSILNTPKKLGNSLLRRGTSKKAPSKASPTTRSGTRRSPRIATTTASAATAAAMAAATATPRAKGKAKH from the exons GTGAACAGTCTGCGGGTGGCTGACCCCGTGGATGCTGTGCCGCAGCTGCAGGACTGCAGCATCTTCATCAAGATCGTTGACAGCAT CCACGGCACTGACGAGGGGCAGCAAATCCTGCAGCAGCCGGTGCCAGAGAGACTGGACTTTGTGTGCAGTTTTCTGCAGA AAAACCGAAAACATCCCTCTTCTCCAGAATGCTTGGTGTCAGTGCAGAAGGTCATGGAGGGGTCAGAGCTGGAACTGGCCAAG ATGACCATGCTGCTCTTATACCACTCCACCATGAGCTCCAAAAGTCCCAGGGACTGGGACCAATTTGAATATAAGATTCAG GCTGAGTTAGCCATCATTCTCAAATTTGTGCTGGACCATGAGGATGGGCTAAACCTGAATGAGGACCTAGAAAAATTCTTACAGAAAG CTTCCGTCCCTTCCACCTGTTCCAGCACCATCTCTGAAGAGCTCTCCCCACCCAGCCACCAGGCCAAGAGGGAGGTTCGCTTCCTAGAGCTGCAGAAGGTTGCCTCTTCCAGTGGGAACAA cttcctctcaGGTTCTCCAGCCTCCCCTATGGGCGACATCCTGCAGACCCCACAATTCCAGATGAGACGGCTGAAGAAGCAGCTTGCAGATGAGAGAAATAATAGAGATGAGCTGGAGATGGAGTTGGCTGAGAACCGCAAGCTCCTCACTGAGAAGG ATGCACAGATCGCCATGATGCAGCAGCGCATTGACCGCCTGGCTCTACTGAATGAGAAGCAGGCGGCCAGCCCACTGGAGTCCAGGGAGCTTGAGGAGCTCCGAGGCAAAAATGAGAG CCTCACCATGCGGCTCCATGAAACCCTGAAGCAGTGCCAGGACCTGAAGACAGAGAAGAGCCAGATGGATCGCAAAATTAACCAGCTTTCTGAGGAGAATGGGGACCTTTCCTTTAAG CTGCGGGAGTTTGCCAGTCACCTACAGCAACTACAGGGTGCCCTCAACGAACTGACAGAGGAGCACAGCAGGGCCACTCAGGAGTGGGTGGAGAAGCAGGCCCATCTCGAAAAGGAGCTCAGCACAGCCCTGCAGGACAAG AAATGCCttgaagagaagaatgaaatCCTTCAGGGAAAACTTTCACAGCTGGAAGAACATTTGGTCCGGCTGCGGGAGAACCCACCCCGGGAGAAGGGCGAGGTGCTGGGTGATGTCTTGCAG CTGGAAACCCTGAAGCAAGAAGCAGCCACTCTTGCTGCAAACAACACCCAGCTCCAAGCCAGGGTGGAGGCACTGGAGACGGAGCGGGGCCAGCGGGAAGCCAAGCTGCTTGCTGAGCGGGGCCactttgaagaagaaaagcagcagcttGCTGGCCTGATTGCCGAGCTGCAGGGCTCCCTGTCCAGCCTTAGCCAGGCCAAGGAAGAACTGGAGCAGGCCTCCCAGGCTCAGGGGGCTCAGTTGTCTGCTCAGGTGGCCATGTTGACCTCTGAGCTCACCACCCTTAATTCCACCCTCCAGCAGCAGGATCAAGAACTGGCTGACCTGAAGCAGCAGGCCAAAAAGGAGCAGGCCCAACTAGCACAGACCCTCCAGCAGCAAGAACAGGCCTCCCAGGGCCTGCGCCACCAGGTGGAGCAGCTGAGCAGCAGCCTaaagcagaaggagcagcagtTGGAGGAAGCCACCAAGGAGTGGGAGGCAACCAGGCGTGACCATGCCCAGCAACTGGCCACTGCTGCTGAGGAGCAGGAGGTCTCCTTAAGGGAGAGGGACTCGGCCCTCCAGCAGCTAGAGGCATTGGAGAAAGAGAAGGCTACCAAGCTAGAGGTCCTGCAACAGCAACTTCAGGCTGCCAGTGAAGCCCGGGACAGTGCCCAGACCTCAGTGACACAGGCCCAGCGGGAGAAGGCAGAGCTGAGCCAAAAGGTTGAGGAACTCCATGCCCGTGTTGAGGCAGCCCACCAGGAGCAGTGTGAAACCCAGGCCCAGGTGGCAGAGCTAAAGGCCCAGCTGAGGTCTGAACAGCAAAAAGCAACCGAGAGAGAAAGGGTGGCCCAGGAGAAGGGCCAGCTCCAGGAGCAGGTCCAGGCCCTTGAGGAGTCCTTGAAGATCACCAAAGGCAGCCTTGAAGAGGAGAAGCGCAAGGCCACAGACACCCTGGAAGAGCAGCAGCGTTGTATCTCTGAGCTTGAGGCAGAGATCCGGAGCCTGGTGGAGCAGCATAAGCAGGAACAGAAGGAGCTGGACGAAGAGAAGGCTGGGCGCAAGGGGCTGGAGGCCCGATTACAGCAGCTTGGGGAGGCCCATCAGGCCGAGATGGAAGCCTTGCGGCGAGAGCTGGCAGAGGCCATAGCCTCCCAACGTGAGGCTGAGAGTGAGTGTGAGCAGCTTGCCAAGGAGGTGGCCACCTGGCGTGAGCGGTATGAGGATAGCCAGCAAGAGGAAGCACAGTATGGTGCCATGTTCCAGGAACAGCTGATGACCCTGAAGGAGGAATGTGAGAAGGCCCGCCAAGAACTGCAGGAGGCAAAGGAGAAGGTGGCAGGGATAGAGGCCCACAGCGAGCTCCAGATAGGCCGGCAGCAGAGTGAGCTAGCACAGCTCCATGCCAACCTGGCCAGAGCCCTCCAGCAGGTCCAGGAGAAGGAGGTCAGGGCCCAGAAGCTTGCAGATGACCTTTCCACTCTGCAGGAGAAGATGGCTGCCACCAGCAAGGAGGTGGCCCGCCTGGAGGCCTTGGTGCGCAAGGCAGGTGAGCAGCAGGAAACAGCCTCCAGTGAGCTACTCAAGGAACCCCCGAGGGCAGGAGACAGAGAGTCAGAGTGGCTGGAAGAGCAGCAAGGACGCCCGTTCTGTAGCACGCAGGCTGCGCTGCAGGCCATGGAGCGTGAGGCAGAGCAAATGGGCAGTGAGCTGGAGAGGCTGCGGGCTGCGCTGATGGAGAGCCAGGGACAGCAGCAGGAGGAGCGTgggcagcaggagagggaggtggcGCGGCTGACCCAGGAGCGGGGCCGGGCCCAAGCCGATCTTGCCCTGGAGAAGGCAGCCAAGGCAGAGCTTGAGATGCGGCTGCAGAATGCCCTCAATGAGCAGCGTGTGGAATTTGCTAGCCTACAAGAGGCACTGGCCCATGCCCTgatggaaaaggaagggagagaccAGGAGTTGGCCAAGCTTCGTGGGCAGGAGGCAACCCAGAGAACAGAGCTGAGGGAGCTTCAGCAAACTGTGGAGCGACTGAAGAAACAGCTggccaagaaagaggaggagtgCCAACAGTCTCTAGGGACGACCAGTGGAGAAGACGTTTCTGGGTCAGGGGCCCAGTCTAAGGCTGCTGGAAAGACTGAGCGGAAAGGCCCTGAGCTGGGGGATCTACAGGCAGAGGTGAGCAAGCTGAAGCAGCAGTGCCGGGAGCATCAGGAGAAGGCCTCCAGCCTGGAGCGCAGCCTAGAGTCTGAGCGCACCTCCCGCGCTGAGCAGGCCGGTGCTTTGGAGACTTTGCGGGTCCAGTTGGAGGAGAAGGCCCAGGAGCTAGGGCACAGTCAGGACACCTTAGCTTCAGCCCAAAGGGAGCTGGCCACCCTCCGCACCAAGGCCCAAGACCATAGCAAAGCTGAGGATGAGTGGAAGGCCCAGGTGGCCCGGGGCGAGCAGGAGGCTGAGAGAAAGAACAGTCTCATCAGCAGCTTGGAGGAGGAGGTGTCCATCCTGAATCGCCAGGTCCTAGAGAAGGAGGGCGAGAGCAAGGAGTTGAAGCGGCTGGTTATAGCTGAGTCAGAGAAgagccagaagctggaagagaggcTGCGCCTGCTCCAGGCAGAGACAGCCAGCAACAGTGCCAGAGCTGCGGAACGCAGTTCTGCTCTGCGGGAGGAGGTCCAGACCCTccgggaagaggcagagaaacagcGGGTAGCTTCAGAGAGCCTGCGGCAGGAGCTGGCCTCGCAGGCAGAGCGAGCGGAGGAGCTGGGCCAAGAATTGAAGGCATGGCAGGAGAAGTTCTTCCAGAAGGAGCAGGCCCTCTCTGCCCTGCAGCTCGAGCACACCAGCACACAGGCCCTGGTGAGTGAGTTGCTGCCTGCTAAGCACCTGTGCCAGCAGCTGCAGGCTGAGCAGGCAGCTGCTGAGAAACGCCATCGTGAGGAGCTGGAGCAAAGCAAGCAGGCAGCGGGAGGGCTGCGGGCAGAGCTGATGCGGGCCCAGCGGGAGCTGGGGGAGCTGGTGCCCCTGCGGCAGAAGGTAGCAGAGCAAGAGCGAGCAGCCCAGCAGCTACGCGCAGAGAAGGCCAGCTACGCAGAGCAGCTGAGCATGCTGAAGAAGGCTCATGGCCTGCTGGCGGAGGAGAACCGGGGGCTGGGTGAGAGAGCCAGCCTCGGCCGGCAGTTTCTGGAAGTGGAGCTGGACCAGGCCCGGGAGAAGTATGGCCAAGAACTGGCAGCTGTGCGTGCTGATGCTGAGACCCGTCTGGCTGAGATGCAGCGGGAAGCACAGAGCACTGCTCGGGAGCTGGAGGTGGTGACTGCCAAGTATGAGGGTGCCAAGGTCAAGGTCCTGGAGGAGAGGCAGCGGTTCCAGGAAGAGAGGCAGAAACTCAGTGCCCAG gtggAAGAACTGAGTAAGAAGCTAGCTGACCACGACCAGGCCAGCAAGGCGCAGCAGCAGAAGCTGAAG gcccagggaggtgagagCCAGCAAGAGGCCCAACGCCTCCAGGCCCAGCTGAATGAGCTGCAGGCCCAGTTGAGCCAGAAGGAGCAGGCAGCTGAGCACTACAAGCTGCAG atggagaaagccaagaCCCATTATGATGCCAAGAAGCAGCAGAACCAAGAGCTTCAGGAGCAGCTGCGGGGCCTGGAGCAGCtgcagaaggaaaacaaggagCTGCGGGCTGAAGCCGAACGGCTGAGCCGTGAGCTGCAGCAGGCCGGGCTGAAGACCAAGGAGGCTGAACAGACCTGCCGCCATCTTACTGCCCAGGTGCGCAGCCTGGAAGCACAG GTTGCCCACGCAGACCAGCAGCTTCGGGACCTAGGCAAGTTCCAGGTGTCGACTGACGCCTTAAAGAGCCGGGAGCCCCAGGCTAAGCCTCAACTGGACTTGAGTATTGACAGCCTGGATCTGAGCTGTGAGGAGGGGACCCCACTCACTATTACCAG CAAGCTGCCTCGTACCCAGCCAGACGGTACCAGCATCCCTGGAGAGCCAGCCTCGCCCATCTCCCAGCGCCTACCCCCCAAG AAGCTAGACATGGAGGAGCCAGACAGCGCCAACTCATCCTTCTATAGCACACAGTCTGCCCCTGCTTCTCAGGCTGGCCCACGAGCCACCTCTTCTACCCAGTCTCTAGCCCGCCTGGGCTCTCCGGACGATGGCAACTCAGCTCTGCTCAGCCTGCCTGGCTACCGGCCCACCACTCGCAGTTCTGCTCGTCGCTCCCAGGCTGGAGTGTCCAGTGGGGCCCCTCCAG GAAGGAACAGCTTCTACATGGGCACTTGCCAGGATGAGCCCGAGCAGCTGGACGACTGGAACCGAATTGCAGAGTTACAGCAGCGCAATCGAGTCTGCCCTCCGCACTTGAAGACCTGCTATCCCCTGGAGTCCAGG CCTTCCCTGAGCTTGGCTACCATCACAGATGAGGAGATGAAAACTGGTGACCCTCGGGAGACCCTGCGCCGAGCCAGCATGCAGCCAACCCAGATAGCTGAGGGCGCTGGCATCACCACCCGGCAGCAACGCAAACGAGTCTCAACAGAGCCGCACCAGGGCCCTGGCACCCCCGAG TCTAAGAAGGCCACCAGCTGTTTCCCACGCCCCCTGACTCCCCGGGACCGACATGAAGGGCGCAAACAGAGCactacagagaagaaagcagcTCCAGCTGTTGTTAAACAG GCCGACCGCCGCCAGTCAATGGCCTTCAGCATCCTCAACACGCCCAAGAAGCTCGGGAATAGCCTTCTGCGGAGGGGAACCTCAAAGAAAGCCCCATCCAAGGCCTCCCCGACCACCCGCAGTGGAACCCGCCGCTCTCCTCGCATCGCCACCACCACAGCCAgcgctgccactgctgctgccatggctgctgccactgccaccccTCGGGCCAAGGGCAAG gcAAAGCACTAA